Proteins from a genomic interval of Scomber japonicus isolate fScoJap1 chromosome 10, fScoJap1.pri, whole genome shotgun sequence:
- the cacng7b gene encoding voltage-dependent calcium channel gamma-7 subunit isoform X1, which translates to MSSCSSRALTILSTVFGACGLLLVGVAVSTDYWLIMVEGIILQQNQSMEVKMALHSGLWRVCFVAGSENGRCVASEYFTEPDIEITTENTANILKMVRTATPFPMVSLLFVFTAFVISNIGHIRPQRTILAFVSGIFFILSGLSLVVGLVLYISSINDEVMNRPREPEQFFNYYYGWSFAFAASSFLLKEGAGVMSVYLFMKRYAEEEMYRPHPALYRPRLSESSDYSGQYLHPESSWPPPKRGRSTSEASSDISIQLNQTPPAPSKSNLQSCQGSPPSGSSSAGSYQMPPQSAGYPSTHTLPRSHSSHPQGQALPMAMPPSPVPPPHYHTHMHMSASPC; encoded by the exons ATGAGTTCGTGCAGCAGCCGTGCGTTGACCATCCTGTCTACAGTGTTTGGGGCCTGCGGTCTATTGCTGGTGGGGGTCGCCGTGTCCACAGACTACTGGCTGATCATGGTGGAGGGCATCATCTTACAGCAGAACCAGAGCATGGAGGTGAAGATGGCCCTGCATTCAGGCCTCTGGAGAGTTTGCTTCGTGGCTG GTTCAGAAAACGGGAGATGTGTTGCGTCGGAGTATTTCACCGAACCCGATATAGAGATCACCACTGAAAACACTGCAAACATCCTCA AGATGGTGCGTACAGCCACGCCCTTCCCGATGGTGTCACTGCTCTTCGTCTTTACGGCCTTCGTCATCAGTAACATCGGACACATCCGGCCCCAGCGCACCATCCTGGCCTTTGTCTCCGGCATCTTCTTTATCCTCTCAG GCCTCAGTCTGGTGGTCGGCCTGGTGCTCTACATCTCCAGTATtaatgatgaggtgatgaaccGGCCCAGAGAGCCCGAACAGTTCTTCAACTACTACTATGGCTGGTCCTTCGCCTTCGCTGCCTCTTCCTTCTTGCTCAAAGAG GGGGCCGGAGTGATGTCAGTCTATCTTTTTATGAAGCGCTACGCGGAGGAAGAAATGTATCGCCCCCACCCTGCACTCTACCGCCCCCGCCTGTCAGAAAGCAGCGACTACAGTGGCCAGTATCTCCACCCTGAGTCCTCCTGGCCCCCGCCAAAGCGAGGGCGCAGCACCTCCGAGGCCTCCAGCGACATCTCCATCCAGCTCAATCAAACGCCCCCGGCGCCATCCAAAAGCAACCTTCAGTCATGCCAGGGCAGCCCGCCCTCTGGTTCTTCTTCTGCAGGGAGCTACCAAATGCCGCCACAGTCTGCTGGATACCCTTCCACGCATACCCTGCCCAGGTCGCACTCCTCACATCCCCAAGGCCAGGCCCTTCCTATGGCTATGCCTCCATCACCTGTGCCACCCCctcactatcacacacacatgcacatgagcGCCTCCCCCTGTTAG
- the cacng7b gene encoding voltage-dependent calcium channel gamma-7 subunit isoform X2 produces MSSCSSRALTILSTVFGACGLLLVGVAVSTDYWLIMVEGIILQQNQSMEVKMALHSGLWRVCFVAGSENGRCVASEYFTEPDIEITTENTANILKMVRTATPFPMVSLLFVFTAFVISNIGHIRPQRTILAFVSGIFFILSGLSLVVGLVLYISSINDEVMNRPREPEQFFNYYYGWSFAFAASSFLLKEGAGVMSVYLFMKRYAEEEMYRPHPALYRPRLSESSDYSGQYLHPESSWPPPKRGRSTSEASSDISIQLNQTPPAPSTPVPPPHYHTHMHMSASPC; encoded by the exons ATGAGTTCGTGCAGCAGCCGTGCGTTGACCATCCTGTCTACAGTGTTTGGGGCCTGCGGTCTATTGCTGGTGGGGGTCGCCGTGTCCACAGACTACTGGCTGATCATGGTGGAGGGCATCATCTTACAGCAGAACCAGAGCATGGAGGTGAAGATGGCCCTGCATTCAGGCCTCTGGAGAGTTTGCTTCGTGGCTG GTTCAGAAAACGGGAGATGTGTTGCGTCGGAGTATTTCACCGAACCCGATATAGAGATCACCACTGAAAACACTGCAAACATCCTCA AGATGGTGCGTACAGCCACGCCCTTCCCGATGGTGTCACTGCTCTTCGTCTTTACGGCCTTCGTCATCAGTAACATCGGACACATCCGGCCCCAGCGCACCATCCTGGCCTTTGTCTCCGGCATCTTCTTTATCCTCTCAG GCCTCAGTCTGGTGGTCGGCCTGGTGCTCTACATCTCCAGTATtaatgatgaggtgatgaaccGGCCCAGAGAGCCCGAACAGTTCTTCAACTACTACTATGGCTGGTCCTTCGCCTTCGCTGCCTCTTCCTTCTTGCTCAAAGAG GGGGCCGGAGTGATGTCAGTCTATCTTTTTATGAAGCGCTACGCGGAGGAAGAAATGTATCGCCCCCACCCTGCACTCTACCGCCCCCGCCTGTCAGAAAGCAGCGACTACAGTGGCCAGTATCTCCACCCTGAGTCCTCCTGGCCCCCGCCAAAGCGAGGGCGCAGCACCTCCGAGGCCTCCAGCGACATCTCCATCCAGCTCAATCAAACGCCCCCGGCGCCATCCA CACCTGTGCCACCCCctcactatcacacacacatgcacatgagcGCCTCCCCCTGTTAG